One window of the Candidatus Jettenia sp. genome contains the following:
- a CDS encoding energy-coupling factor ABC transporter ATP-binding protein, with translation MSCVIRARNLSFRYQNGGLALSDLSLSVHQHEKVGVIGPSGAGKTTFFWHLNGLLKPNSGYVEVLDRTLAEHKNINEVRRHVALTFQQVNDQLFCSSVWEEIAFGPRNLGWSKQKTHETVEKWLAYFELNEVSLRPPHHLSGGQKRGVALAAAMAMEPQLLILDEPANDLDHKNRRRLITYLKGLPIAIMVASHDLHLISEVTQRCVLMDKGKIVADRPTNELVHDEYALKQYGMEAIRR, from the coding sequence ATGTCCTGTGTTATTCGTGCCAGGAATTTATCTTTCAGGTATCAAAATGGAGGGCTGGCGCTATCTGATCTGTCATTATCCGTTCATCAGCATGAGAAAGTGGGAGTAATTGGACCAAGCGGGGCTGGCAAAACTACTTTCTTCTGGCATCTGAATGGTTTGCTAAAACCCAATTCAGGATATGTGGAAGTGTTAGACCGCACTCTTGCTGAGCATAAGAACATTAATGAAGTCAGACGTCACGTAGCGCTGACATTTCAACAGGTAAACGATCAACTTTTCTGTTCTTCCGTCTGGGAAGAAATTGCCTTTGGCCCAAGAAATTTAGGTTGGTCAAAACAAAAAACCCACGAAACAGTAGAAAAATGGTTGGCATATTTTGAATTGAATGAAGTAAGCCTTCGGCCTCCGCATCATTTATCCGGCGGGCAGAAACGGGGTGTTGCTTTAGCCGCTGCAATGGCTATGGAACCGCAATTGTTGATCCTTGATGAGCCGGCAAACGATCTTGATCACAAGAACCGACGCAGATTGATTACCTATCTCAAAGGTTTACCAATAGCCATTATGGTGGCTTCTCATGATTTACATTTGATTTCGGAAGTTACACAACGCTGCGTTCTCATGGACAAAGGAAAAATCGTAGCAGACAGACCTACCAATGAATTAGTTCATGATGAATATGCATTAAAACAATATGGAATGGAGGCAATAAGAAGATAA
- a CDS encoding twin-arginine translocase TatA/TatE family subunit, which produces MMISMPGGWEWIVIGVITFIIFGKRLPGTMRSLGKSFANLKQGFKGVEEEIKEVKEIKDDIDTITKLKIG; this is translated from the coding sequence ATGATGATTTCTATGCCCGGTGGTTGGGAATGGATCGTGATTGGTGTCATTACTTTTATTATATTTGGCAAAAGACTACCCGGTACGATGAGATCGCTAGGAAAAAGTTTTGCTAATCTCAAACAGGGTTTTAAAGGTGTCGAAGAGGAAATCAAAGAGGTCAAAGAAATAAAAGATGATATTGACACTATTACAAAACTCAAGATAGGTTAA
- the plsY gene encoding glycerol-3-phosphate 1-O-acyltransferase PlsY: MIQNILSPIISYLIGSIPFGFLITKMVKGVDIRQFGSGNPGATNVGRVLGKPYGILVFILDMLKGFLPVFLFDRLFSGYGHNLTLILCGMGVICGHTFPVFLNFKGGKAAATSCGVFLWLAPLPLIISAAAWLLIISISRYISLGSMLSSIVLVVCIILFGKDPFGQGLYLTLFSIFISILLIVRHKSNIERLLRGTESKIGGKIKSHDLG; the protein is encoded by the coding sequence ATGATACAAAATATTCTTAGTCCAATTATTTCATATCTTATTGGTAGTATTCCCTTTGGATTTTTAATCACAAAGATGGTAAAAGGTGTTGATATTCGGCAATTCGGTAGTGGAAACCCAGGAGCAACGAATGTTGGAAGGGTATTAGGCAAGCCTTATGGTATATTGGTGTTTATCCTGGATATGTTAAAGGGTTTCCTGCCTGTTTTTCTCTTTGACCGATTATTTTCCGGATATGGACACAATCTAACGTTAATACTGTGTGGTATGGGTGTAATCTGTGGTCATACGTTTCCTGTCTTCCTTAATTTTAAGGGGGGAAAGGCTGCTGCAACCAGTTGCGGGGTATTTTTGTGGTTGGCGCCTTTACCACTTATTATCTCGGCTGCGGCATGGTTATTGATAATCTCCATTTCCCGTTACATATCTCTGGGGTCTATGCTTAGCTCAATAGTATTAGTTGTATGTATAATACTGTTTGGTAAAGATCCCTTTGGTCAGGGGCTTTATCTGACGTTATTCTCAATATTTATTTCTATACTTCTTATTGTAAGGCATAAGTCAAATATTGAAAGATTATTGCGTGGTACCGAGAGTAAAATTGGCGGGAAAATTAAATCTCATGATTTAGGTTGA
- the nikR gene encoding nickel-responsive transcriptional regulator NikR, whose amino-acid sequence MSSLVRFGVSLEKELLQRFDECIKEKKYTNRSEAIRDLIRDDLVKKEWQEGKEVTGSITLVYNHHKRELTNFLIDIQHDYHDIILSTQHIHLDHDNCLEIIVVKGKPKAIDELYGKLKSAKGVKHGGFAMTTTGKEIL is encoded by the coding sequence ATGTCAAGTTTAGTTAGATTCGGAGTCTCTCTCGAGAAGGAATTACTTCAAAGGTTTGATGAGTGTATAAAAGAGAAAAAATACACGAACCGTTCAGAGGCCATACGAGACCTGATTAGAGATGACTTGGTTAAAAAGGAGTGGCAGGAAGGGAAAGAGGTTACCGGATCAATTACCCTTGTCTATAATCACCATAAAAGGGAATTAACGAATTTCCTTATCGATATTCAGCATGATTACCATGATATCATCCTCTCTACCCAGCATATCCATTTGGACCATGATAACTGTTTAGAGATCATTGTGGTAAAAGGCAAGCCGAAAGCAATAGATGAATTGTACGGGAAGTTAAAATCTGCAAAAGGGGTAAAACACGGCGGGTTTGCTATGACCACAACAGGAAAGGAAATACTGTAA
- a CDS encoding polyprenyl synthetase family protein: protein METVGIFDSIKADMEEVENRFYKELKPESNSLADLISHISKYKGKRLRPALVLLSGKCAGDILPQHVDLAVVVEMVHTATLVHDDIIDEASMRRHVESVNSKWGREISILFGDYLFSRGFTILSALDSQIATLLLSQTVNIMSEGEIIQLQRRYDIELSENDYFDIIERKTASLCAASCRLGAAFAGANRKILDMLSNYGLKIGIAFQIVDDCLDMMGTEDEVGKSLNTDIQKGKLTLPLIHLVNQLPKNKLKTTRELIFQNDVKETKAAILELLTEHDAIEYAFSTAKNIVKQAQEEIAPLPDSKYKTTLLELADYIVTRKK from the coding sequence GTGGAAACGGTGGGTATCTTCGACTCAATCAAAGCCGATATGGAAGAGGTTGAAAATCGATTTTATAAAGAATTAAAACCCGAGAGCAATTCATTAGCTGATCTTATCTCTCATATCAGTAAATATAAGGGAAAAAGGTTACGACCCGCTTTGGTATTATTGTCGGGGAAATGCGCCGGTGATATATTGCCTCAGCATGTTGACCTTGCAGTCGTAGTAGAAATGGTTCATACTGCAACCCTTGTTCATGATGATATTATTGATGAAGCATCTATGAGAAGACATGTTGAAAGTGTAAACTCAAAATGGGGAAGAGAGATATCTATCTTATTCGGGGACTATCTGTTTTCCAGGGGTTTTACTATACTTTCTGCCCTTGATTCTCAAATTGCGACCCTTCTGCTTTCTCAAACCGTTAATATCATGAGTGAAGGAGAGATAATTCAACTTCAAAGGCGTTATGATATTGAACTGAGTGAAAATGATTATTTCGATATTATCGAGAGAAAAACAGCTTCCCTTTGTGCTGCAAGTTGCCGCCTGGGAGCTGCATTTGCCGGAGCTAATCGCAAGATATTAGATATGTTATCCAATTATGGTTTAAAGATCGGTATTGCTTTTCAGATTGTTGATGACTGCCTTGATATGATGGGCACTGAGGACGAGGTTGGTAAATCGTTAAACACGGATATACAGAAGGGTAAACTTACGTTACCTCTCATACATCTCGTGAATCAGCTGCCAAAAAACAAGCTCAAGACAACGAGAGAACTGATATTCCAAAATGATGTGAAAGAAACGAAGGCTGCTATTCTCGAATTGTTAACAGAACATGATGCCATCGAATATGCCTTTAGCACTGCAAAAAATATCGTAAAGCAGGCACAGGAAGAAATTGCTCCGCTTCCAGATTCAAAATATAAAACTACCCTCTTAGAGTTGGCCGATTATATCGTTACCCGAAAGAAATAA
- a CDS encoding lipopolysaccharide kinase InaA family protein, which yields MLQKQKIPASFSIIRRGGTTILVRAGYKETILNIVFDTKPVHERYADTPNIKSGRGSYVSVPVTGYSGERLIIRDYRHGGLFGKLLGGIFCNKSRPFNEFSLHEYASQKGVLSAEVIAVTKRRVWGLFYKANFITKEISGAVDIAQFLKESSLLYIQESKKSIISALARSIRNMHDAGIYHADLHIKNILLKSDSRDEFTVYIIDLDKSVIFPTFPINERIKNLLRLDRSLEKIRWLTDKDAKKNRNNSFLKLHLKGGRDSMKQGFSDKKYQCDALISQDVAGEEIKAVSLGQKIKLISKTDRVRFLKMYLRYNNTLDRDWKACIRQYQSHHSLHKLWWQILGLSGK from the coding sequence ATGCTACAGAAACAAAAGATACCGGCATCTTTTTCAATAATCAGAAGGGGTGGTACAACCATATTGGTAAGAGCGGGGTACAAAGAGACCATACTGAACATAGTCTTTGATACAAAACCTGTACATGAGAGATATGCAGATACACCGAACATAAAATCCGGAAGGGGAAGTTATGTATCAGTACCTGTTACAGGATATAGTGGGGAAAGACTTATTATCAGGGATTATCGGCACGGTGGTTTATTTGGTAAACTTCTTGGGGGCATTTTTTGCAATAAATCCAGACCTTTCAACGAATTCTCTCTCCATGAATACGCCTCTCAAAAAGGTGTACTATCTGCTGAAGTGATTGCTGTAACCAAGAGAAGAGTATGGGGTTTATTTTATAAGGCAAATTTTATAACGAAGGAGATATCCGGCGCAGTTGATATTGCTCAATTTCTTAAAGAATCTTCCTTGTTATATATACAGGAGTCCAAAAAATCCATAATTTCTGCCCTTGCAAGATCAATAAGGAATATGCACGATGCAGGTATATATCACGCAGATTTGCATATAAAAAACATACTTTTGAAAAGTGATTCTCGTGATGAGTTTACTGTGTATATAATAGATTTAGATAAATCGGTTATTTTCCCCACATTCCCTATCAATGAAAGAATTAAAAATTTATTACGCCTTGATCGCTCTCTGGAGAAAATACGTTGGCTTACTGATAAAGATGCGAAGAAAAACAGGAATAATTCCTTCCTCAAGCTTCATTTGAAAGGGGGAAGAGATAGCATGAAACAGGGATTTTCAGACAAAAAATATCAATGCGATGCATTGATATCCCAGGATGTAGCAGGTGAGGAAATAAAAGCGGTATCGTTAGGCCAAAAAATAAAATTGATTTCTAAAACAGATAGAGTTCGGTTTTTAAAAATGTATCTACGGTATAATAATACCCTTGATAGAGATTGGAAAGCATGTATTCGTCAATATCAGTCTCATCATTCTCTCCATAAATTATGGTGGCAGATTTTGGGTCTTTCAGGAAAGTAA
- a CDS encoding transporter, with amino-acid sequence MLARKRYRHYFVCFVFFIFIFIMNLNSSFAHHGGVSTAFGPGAPIETASPLALGKGKFLLYEKFEYVPFEHKDHAEPENIDTFTFFNTLVGYGFTDALSIYAILPVTIKEQDSLGTSSGLGDLGFIFQYGFKYGERDGIRGLYGYGPEDSYGAEYSTDDLKMAMQAGFTVPTGETSNRDNKGNIFDMGMQPGFDAPTFMFGFVASKMIFPYFTLTGDTSLTTFTEHNNGKPGNEIRFNVAGGYEIYEKKNGFLSRLDIIAESNLLHLTKDRDEENETDDATGGTILYLSPGLRATFGKHVSIGMLIKLPTWKDLNNEPDQQGAEGLEEYRAIVTCSISF; translated from the coding sequence ATGTTAGCAAGGAAAAGATACCGTCATTATTTTGTATGCTTCGTTTTTTTCATTTTTATCTTTATAATGAATTTGAATAGTAGTTTTGCCCATCATGGTGGAGTTTCTACGGCGTTTGGGCCAGGGGCACCTATTGAAACGGCTTCTCCCTTGGCTCTGGGAAAGGGGAAATTTTTATTATACGAAAAGTTTGAATACGTGCCTTTTGAACACAAAGACCATGCGGAACCGGAAAACATCGATACCTTTACCTTCTTTAACACCCTTGTAGGGTATGGCTTTACCGATGCCCTCAGTATCTATGCCATATTACCGGTGACGATAAAGGAACAGGATAGTCTGGGTACTTCTAGTGGCTTGGGAGATTTGGGATTTATTTTTCAGTATGGTTTTAAATACGGCGAAAGGGACGGTATTCGTGGTTTATATGGTTACGGCCCGGAAGACTCATATGGTGCCGAATACAGCACGGATGACTTAAAAATGGCCATGCAGGCAGGGTTTACGGTACCAACCGGTGAAACATCTAATCGTGATAATAAGGGAAATATCTTTGATATGGGTATGCAGCCGGGTTTTGATGCCCCCACTTTTATGTTTGGCTTTGTCGCATCGAAGATGATCTTTCCTTATTTTACCCTGACTGGGGATACATCGCTTACGACATTTACTGAGCACAATAATGGCAAGCCAGGTAACGAAATCCGATTTAACGTAGCAGGTGGTTACGAAATTTATGAGAAAAAGAACGGATTTCTCTCCCGGCTTGATATTATTGCAGAATCGAACTTACTCCATCTTACAAAAGATCGGGATGAAGAGAACGAAACAGATGATGCGACAGGCGGGACGATTCTTTACCTTTCACCGGGTTTAAGGGCAACGTTTGGCAAACACGTTAGCATTGGAATGCTGATAAAATTGCCCACATGGAAAGACCTGAACAACGAACCCGATCAGCAAGGTGCTGAGGGTCTGGAAGAGTACAGGGCAATAGTTACCTGTTCAATATCTTTTTAA
- the cbiM gene encoding cobalt transporter CbiM — MHISDGILSPYVVGIGWAIALPALVISVRRLQTDQVGAYGVVAAAFFAGSTIHIPVGPFSMHLVLSGMAGLLLGWGALTIVTVGLLLQALLIGFGGLTVLGINISIMALPGAIMGMLGRHWIKQSSPKKRPWIGSLIGGGTILISAILLYVALSTTHTALMPLAKLVFLGHIPIAIVEGAISFWLVYFLQKVKPSLLGIAI; from the coding sequence ATGCATATCAGCGACGGGATTCTCTCCCCATATGTTGTTGGAATAGGCTGGGCAATAGCCTTACCTGCGTTGGTAATATCTGTTCGCCGTTTGCAAACTGATCAGGTAGGTGCTTACGGGGTGGTTGCGGCTGCTTTTTTTGCTGGTTCAACAATCCATATACCTGTCGGGCCATTCAGTATGCATCTTGTACTCAGTGGCATGGCTGGGCTGTTACTTGGTTGGGGTGCTTTAACCATAGTAACAGTAGGTCTTTTACTCCAGGCACTGTTAATCGGCTTTGGCGGCCTGACAGTTTTGGGAATCAATATTTCCATCATGGCATTGCCTGGCGCCATAATGGGAATGCTTGGACGTCATTGGATAAAACAATCTTCCCCTAAAAAACGCCCATGGATAGGATCGCTTATCGGAGGAGGAACAATCTTGATTTCGGCTATTTTACTCTATGTAGCACTATCCACGACTCATACGGCGCTTATGCCTCTTGCCAAATTAGTCTTTCTGGGCCATATTCCCATCGCTATCGTAGAAGGTGCCATCAGTTTTTGGCTAGTATATTTTCTCCAAAAAGTTAAACCATCATTACTGGGAATTGCCATATGA
- a CDS encoding energy-coupling factor transporter transmembrane protein EcfT produces the protein MNISPPSTRLGTILILLILIGLGLLNNLFYLLICFVSINVLAVFVVRKTFITAWHCKGVLIFFLLTGVTLLWTEEGRSLAPVLITKMLSMWLWVVTWISWVGFERILLTFEKLKVPSVLIHIVAFTARFLPILSERLKMMLAAQASRGAKKGIHPLQLRNIAEGIGCLLLASFEQAENVERAMQSRGFSGMLPSLAEDTVAVPYGSLSFLFILMCIVWFGVICYVLCYSCQEFIFQVSKWRAGAI, from the coding sequence ATGAATATATCTCCTCCTTCAACACGGCTTGGCACAATACTTATTTTATTAATTCTCATAGGACTTGGGTTGCTCAATAATCTCTTTTATCTTCTCATTTGTTTCGTGAGTATTAATGTATTAGCTGTGTTCGTGGTAAGAAAAACGTTTATCACCGCATGGCATTGTAAAGGTGTATTAATTTTTTTCCTACTAACGGGTGTAACCTTGCTTTGGACAGAGGAGGGACGTTCTCTTGCCCCTGTCCTGATAACGAAGATGTTGTCTATGTGGTTGTGGGTCGTCACCTGGATTAGCTGGGTTGGTTTCGAACGAATCTTGTTAACCTTTGAAAAGTTAAAGGTACCGTCTGTTTTGATACATATAGTAGCATTTACTGCGCGGTTTTTACCAATCTTATCAGAACGGTTAAAGATGATGCTTGCCGCACAAGCATCCCGTGGGGCAAAAAAGGGTATACATCCTTTACAATTGCGCAATATTGCAGAAGGAATCGGCTGTTTGCTATTAGCAAGTTTTGAACAGGCTGAAAACGTCGAACGAGCCATGCAGTCCCGCGGGTTCAGCGGTATGTTACCTTCCCTTGCTGAAGATACCGTTGCAGTTCCTTATGGTAGTTTGTCTTTTCTCTTTATTCTTATGTGTATTGTATGGTTTGGAGTAATTTGCTATGTCCTGTGTTATTCGTGCCAGGAATTTATCTTTCAGGTATCAAAATGGAGGGCTGGCGCTATCTGA
- a CDS encoding glycosyltransferase family 9 protein, with translation MYTSMERQLNNPENILVVRLGAMGDIIHVIPAVKNLRITFPSAHIAWLVEDKLKDLIECIPEVDEVIVFPRKQWQTALKHPQKYVKIISEMRIFFKKLRKKNYDIALDFHGNFKSGLLTYLSSARTRIGFSRGYCKEFNFIFMNLRITPQQKKMHRIDKYLNLLQGLRIKAGYQRPVFSIPDTDRLYIQDFIHHNYHNQKSVTIIHPGTSIFGEYKRWQTKNYALLADRLIQELNHSVIFTWGPLEYKIVEEIISLMHYKATVACKTSSAKQLIALLHYAHLFIGSDTGPTHIASCIGVPTVAIFGPKDPVIYAPYGKNAVIVKKDIPCSPCEKRTCDHITCINSITSEDVFDAVCKLLKTQIH, from the coding sequence ATGTATACATCAATGGAAAGACAACTCAATAATCCAGAGAATATCCTGGTTGTTCGCCTGGGAGCAATGGGCGATATTATCCACGTTATACCTGCAGTAAAGAACTTGAGAATAACGTTCCCTTCTGCCCATATTGCATGGCTGGTAGAGGACAAATTAAAAGACCTCATTGAATGTATTCCAGAGGTAGATGAAGTTATTGTCTTCCCTAGAAAACAATGGCAAACCGCTCTTAAACACCCTCAGAAATATGTTAAAATCATTTCAGAAATGCGGATATTTTTTAAAAAATTAAGAAAAAAGAACTATGATATCGCATTGGATTTTCATGGCAATTTTAAAAGTGGATTATTAACCTATCTGAGCAGCGCAAGAACAAGAATTGGTTTTTCTCGAGGATATTGTAAAGAATTTAACTTTATTTTCATGAATTTACGGATTACACCGCAACAAAAAAAGATGCACAGGATTGATAAATATCTCAACCTTTTACAGGGCTTACGTATAAAGGCGGGTTATCAAAGGCCTGTATTTTCAATTCCGGATACTGACCGTCTCTATATTCAGGATTTTATTCACCACAATTATCATAATCAAAAATCTGTTACAATAATCCACCCGGGAACAAGCATATTTGGTGAATATAAACGATGGCAAACTAAAAATTATGCCCTTCTTGCAGACCGGCTAATACAGGAACTTAATCATTCAGTCATTTTTACCTGGGGCCCACTTGAATACAAAATAGTAGAGGAAATTATCTCTCTCATGCATTATAAGGCTACTGTTGCATGCAAGACATCATCGGCGAAGCAATTAATTGCATTACTCCACTATGCACATCTTTTTATCGGCAGTGATACCGGTCCCACCCATATTGCTTCATGCATAGGAGTTCCTACCGTTGCGATTTTTGGCCCCAAAGACCCCGTTATTTACGCACCTTATGGCAAAAACGCTGTAATTGTAAAGAAAGATATCCCCTGTAGCCCTTGTGAAAAAAGAACATGTGATCATATTACCTGTATTAATTCCATCACTTCAGAAGATGTCTTTGATGCTGTTTGTAAATTACTTAAGACGCAAATACATTAA
- a CDS encoding MBL fold metallo-hydrolase: MEDMIGTDFIKFLGTAGARIVVAKQLRASGGMWYSLLGVNVLVDPGPGCLVRCVSSKPKMDPMKLDAIILTHRHLDHAADVNVMIEAMTEGGFKKRGTLYAPEDALTEDPVVFQYVRSYISRIEIVKEGGRYQLSDTVSFETPIKHHHPSETYGINFSTPKYTISLIVDTRYFPELLKYYKGDILIVNVVRYTVDKDTKKWLYHLSIRDVKEMVTALKPKVTILNHFGMTMVKAQPRIVAEQLSKETGLRIIAAGDGMKFNLADIESW, translated from the coding sequence ATGGAAGATATGATAGGAACAGATTTTATAAAATTTCTTGGCACAGCTGGCGCAAGAATTGTAGTAGCCAAACAATTACGTGCTTCGGGCGGGATGTGGTATTCCTTACTTGGTGTGAATGTTTTGGTTGATCCTGGTCCGGGATGTTTAGTCAGATGTGTTTCCAGTAAGCCAAAAATGGACCCTATGAAATTAGACGCTATAATCCTGACGCATAGACACCTCGATCATGCTGCTGATGTAAATGTAATGATTGAGGCGATGACTGAAGGCGGATTTAAAAAACGTGGCACCCTTTATGCGCCGGAAGATGCATTAACAGAGGACCCTGTGGTGTTTCAGTATGTAAGGAGCTATATATCACGTATAGAAATTGTGAAAGAGGGAGGACGTTACCAATTATCTGATACGGTTTCTTTCGAGACGCCAATAAAACACCATCATCCAAGCGAGACATACGGCATTAATTTTTCTACTCCAAAGTATACGATCTCGCTGATCGTAGATACCCGTTATTTTCCAGAATTATTGAAATATTATAAAGGGGATATCCTGATTGTTAACGTAGTCCGCTATACGGTAGATAAAGATACGAAGAAATGGCTTTACCATTTGAGCATAAGAGACGTGAAGGAAATGGTAACAGCCCTGAAGCCTAAAGTAACGATATTAAATCACTTTGGTATGACTATGGTCAAGGCGCAACCCCGTATAGTTGCAGAGCAGTTGTCAAAGGAAACAGGGTTAAGAATTATTGCTGCTGGAGATGGAATGAAATTTAACTTAGCAGATATTGAAAGCTGGTAA